A window from Pyrococcus yayanosii CH1 encodes these proteins:
- a CDS encoding CBS domain-containing protein produces the protein MATKILVEQIVKRKAVVVRPDDTVHKVARVLSRNKVGSAVVMKGDEILGIVTERDILDKVVAKGKDPKAIKVEEIMTKTPVKIEYDYDVQEAIEVMIEKGVRRILVTKFGKPIGFVTATDLLSAIASQNNEEEEYTPDTEVYGMCEFCGQYGALFKVIYEGREMWVCESCKDLIEGR, from the coding sequence ATGGCGACAAAGATACTAGTGGAGCAGATCGTCAAGAGGAAAGCTGTGGTCGTTCGTCCAGACGACACGGTCCACAAGGTTGCGAGGGTTCTCTCGAGAAACAAAGTCGGCAGCGCCGTTGTCATGAAGGGGGATGAGATACTCGGGATAGTTACGGAGAGGGACATTCTAGACAAGGTCGTCGCGAAGGGCAAAGATCCGAAGGCCATCAAGGTAGAGGAGATAATGACAAAGACCCCCGTTAAGATAGAGTATGACTATGATGTTCAAGAAGCCATAGAGGTCATGATAGAAAAGGGCGTCAGGAGGATCCTCGTTACGAAGTTTGGAAAGCCCATAGGGTTCGTTACCGCTACAGACCTCCTCTCGGCAATTGCATCTCAGAACAATGAGGAAGAAGAGTACACACCGGACACCGAAGTTTACGGAATGTGCGAGTTCTGCGGTCAGTACGGGGCCCTCTTTAAGGTCATATATGAAGGCAGGGAGATGTGGGTCTGCGAGAGCTGTAAGGACCTAATCGAGGGACGATGA
- a CDS encoding phosphoadenosine phosphosulfate reductase domain-containing protein produces the protein MRRGPVFLGRSYVYWCERCNVPLIQERCDVHGEEGVFRIEVTPPGDLRFAFERDLALIRRVFLEHYGVDVGELFEGKIVLLNKIPGEDDAYEIIFDGFIFGIIKFDPKELRWKPGLKLEGAKLLWERFGKEMRKWVIIDEGAIEPVRNGANVLPIGILEAEESIKVGDEVIIVGGNEVVGVGIAKKDYAQLMAGEKGTGIKVKRKVGGGGRCLSGRRASIEDVIKANLSGIEEKVKEAREFMRRIAERFGLPVAVAFSGGKDSLAVLGLALEEFGKGFAVFFNNTGIEFPETIEYVDEIRRELEPRGIRFVVADAGDAFWRALHVFSPPGMDYRWCCKVTKLGPITLAIKEHFPQGVLMFVGQRKYESFKRFKQGRVWRNKWVPNEIGASPIFHWNALEVWLYIFSRGLKFNQLYKKGLDRIGCFLCPSQSLAEMHRLREEKPELWAKWERELERWRRRFNLPREWITYGFWRWRRLGGREKKLAEALGLDIPAERFWEPVRAEIREEEGRFVVRFNTVINEGRILEVAPILGEVFEGGRLIRAGSVELYPGTNVAIAPTHEEAVRTYYLVKRAYECVGCGVCVGKCPTGAIGIDPRRKKILVDPGLCTHCGECMEVCPLLKIKNPEEGSQL, from the coding sequence GTGAGGAGAGGTCCCGTTTTCCTTGGAAGGTCCTACGTTTACTGGTGCGAGAGGTGCAACGTCCCGCTCATCCAGGAAAGATGCGACGTTCACGGGGAGGAGGGTGTCTTCAGGATAGAGGTCACACCCCCGGGGGATTTGAGGTTCGCCTTTGAGAGAGACCTAGCGTTGATTCGGAGGGTCTTCTTGGAGCACTATGGGGTCGATGTTGGGGAGCTATTTGAGGGGAAGATCGTTCTCCTGAACAAGATTCCGGGGGAAGATGATGCCTATGAAATAATCTTCGACGGCTTCATATTTGGTATCATAAAGTTCGATCCAAAGGAGCTGAGATGGAAGCCGGGACTCAAGCTTGAAGGTGCTAAGCTGCTTTGGGAGCGCTTCGGGAAGGAAATGAGAAAGTGGGTGATAATCGATGAGGGTGCTATAGAGCCCGTCAGGAACGGAGCCAACGTCCTTCCCATTGGCATCCTCGAGGCCGAGGAGAGCATAAAGGTGGGGGATGAGGTTATAATAGTTGGGGGCAACGAGGTCGTAGGTGTTGGGATAGCCAAGAAGGATTACGCCCAGCTAATGGCCGGCGAGAAGGGGACCGGAATAAAGGTTAAGAGGAAGGTCGGCGGGGGCGGGAGGTGTCTCAGCGGCAGAAGAGCTTCCATCGAAGACGTTATCAAGGCGAACCTCTCTGGAATAGAGGAGAAGGTAAAGGAAGCCAGGGAGTTCATGCGTAGGATCGCCGAGAGGTTCGGGCTTCCGGTGGCGGTGGCCTTCTCGGGCGGGAAGGATAGCCTTGCCGTTCTAGGTCTCGCTCTCGAGGAGTTTGGAAAAGGCTTCGCCGTTTTCTTCAACAACACGGGCATAGAGTTTCCAGAAACCATCGAGTACGTTGATGAGATCCGGAGGGAGCTGGAGCCGAGAGGAATAAGGTTTGTCGTGGCGGACGCGGGTGACGCCTTCTGGAGGGCACTGCACGTCTTCTCGCCGCCGGGTATGGACTACAGGTGGTGCTGCAAGGTAACGAAGCTTGGTCCCATAACGCTTGCCATAAAGGAGCACTTTCCCCAGGGCGTCCTCATGTTCGTGGGCCAGAGGAAGTACGAAAGTTTCAAGAGGTTTAAGCAGGGTCGCGTCTGGAGGAACAAATGGGTTCCCAACGAAATCGGGGCGTCACCGATATTCCACTGGAACGCCCTTGAGGTATGGCTCTACATCTTCAGCCGAGGCCTCAAGTTCAACCAGCTCTACAAGAAGGGCCTCGACAGGATAGGATGCTTCCTCTGCCCGAGCCAGTCCTTGGCCGAGATGCACAGGCTGAGGGAGGAGAAGCCCGAGCTATGGGCGAAATGGGAACGGGAACTGGAGAGGTGGAGGAGGCGCTTTAACCTTCCGAGGGAGTGGATAACCTACGGCTTCTGGAGATGGAGGAGACTTGGTGGGAGGGAGAAAAAGCTTGCTGAAGCACTTGGTCTTGACATCCCGGCGGAACGCTTCTGGGAGCCCGTGAGGGCCGAGATACGGGAGGAGGAAGGAAGATTCGTCGTCAGGTTCAACACCGTGATAAACGAGGGGCGGATACTAGAGGTCGCGCCAATCTTGGGGGAGGTCTTCGAGGGAGGGAGGCTCATAAGGGCCGGTTCCGTCGAGCTCTATCCCGGAACGAACGTTGCAATTGCCCCGACACACGAGGAGGCCGTCCGGACATATTATCTTGTGAAAAGGGCCTACGAGTGCGTTGGGTGTGGTGTGTGCGTCGGGAAGTGCCCTACAGGGGCCATAGGGATAGATCCTAGGCGTAAAAAGATACTCGTGGATCCGGGGCTTTGCACCCACTGCGGGGAGTGTATGGAGGTTTGCCCGCTCCTCAAGATAAAGAACCCTGAGGAGGGGAGCCAACTCTAA
- a CDS encoding asparagine synthetase A, with protein sequence MNAVRLISRDVAQPIDIQTRVLHYMTAFFLERGFRWLLPVMLSPITDPLWPDPAGEGIEPLEVTVYGVRMRLMHSMILHKQLAIAMGLKRFFVLSPNVRIEGRSKDDGRHAYEFTQLDFEIEGASMKDIMRLVEELVSGLFREAEEWTGRELPRAKRFEIFEYEEILEEFGSEEEASKAMEEPFWIVNIPREFYDREVNGYWRNYDLYLPGGYGEVMSGGEREWEYGKIIRKIRDAGLSEEAFRPYLEIARAGKLRPSAGAGIGVERLVRFIVGAKHIAEVQPFPRVPGIPAVI encoded by the coding sequence GTGAACGCAGTCCGGTTGATATCCAGGGATGTGGCCCAACCAATAGACATCCAGACGAGGGTGCTCCATTACATGACGGCCTTTTTCCTTGAGCGGGGTTTCAGATGGCTCCTCCCAGTCATGCTGAGCCCCATAACGGACCCCCTGTGGCCTGACCCTGCGGGGGAGGGAATAGAGCCCCTCGAGGTCACCGTTTACGGGGTAAGGATGCGCCTGATGCATAGCATGATACTTCACAAGCAGCTTGCTATCGCCATGGGCCTCAAGAGGTTCTTCGTCCTCTCTCCAAACGTGAGAATAGAGGGTCGCTCGAAGGACGATGGGAGACACGCCTATGAGTTCACTCAGCTCGACTTCGAGATTGAGGGGGCGAGCATGAAGGACATCATGCGGCTTGTCGAAGAGCTCGTATCAGGTCTCTTCAGGGAGGCTGAGGAATGGACTGGCAGGGAGCTACCGAGGGCGAAGCGGTTTGAGATATTTGAATACGAGGAGATCCTCGAGGAGTTTGGAAGCGAAGAGGAGGCCAGCAAAGCTATGGAGGAACCCTTCTGGATCGTGAACATACCGAGGGAGTTCTACGACAGGGAAGTAAATGGATACTGGAGGAACTATGACCTATACCTTCCCGGCGGCTACGGGGAGGTGATGAGCGGCGGTGAGAGGGAGTGGGAGTACGGGAAGATCATCAGGAAGATTAGGGATGCTGGGCTCAGCGAGGAGGCCTTTAGGCCGTACCTAGAGATAGCGAGGGCTGGAAAGCTGAGACCGAGTGCAGGAGCCGGTATAGGCGTTGAGAGGCTCGTCCGCTTTATAGTCGGGGCGAAGCACATCGCCGAAGTTCAACCCTTCCCTCGAGTGCCTGGAATACCAGCCGTCATTTGA
- a CDS encoding phosphoribosyltransferase, producing MRAFPAYLASWQDIEEWAKAGAWKVLESGWMPDVIVGLARGGWIAARLYCDYLGVKDLVSIKVEHWGVTATPDGRARLKYGAQYDFEGKRVLVVDDITDTGESLSLAYEYVKTRNPGEIRTATLLNIKGSKFVPDYYAKDIEWAWIIFPWNFVEDMINLTSNLFEEKEKLTTDEIIALFKELHGIEVPRERLEEALKMAEKRNIFKFKDGFWVKV from the coding sequence ATGAGGGCGTTCCCGGCTTATCTTGCAAGCTGGCAGGACATAGAGGAATGGGCCAAGGCTGGAGCCTGGAAGGTTCTCGAAAGCGGTTGGATGCCGGACGTTATAGTGGGCCTCGCGAGGGGCGGCTGGATTGCAGCAAGGCTCTACTGCGACTATCTCGGCGTCAAGGACCTCGTGAGCATAAAGGTCGAGCACTGGGGAGTAACGGCCACGCCGGACGGCAGAGCGAGGCTTAAATACGGTGCCCAGTACGACTTCGAGGGGAAAAGGGTCCTCGTCGTCGATGACATCACGGACACGGGCGAGAGCTTGAGCCTCGCGTACGAATATGTAAAAACCAGAAATCCGGGGGAGATAAGAACGGCGACGCTCCTTAACATAAAGGGCTCCAAGTTTGTCCCCGACTACTACGCGAAGGACATTGAATGGGCCTGGATAATCTTCCCATGGAACTTCGTCGAGGACATGATAAATCTCACCAGTAATCTCTTTGAGGAGAAGGAGAAGCTCACCACCGACGAGATAATAGCTCTCTTCAAGGAGCTCCATGGTATCGAGGTTCCGAGGGAGAGGCTCGAGGAAGCCCTCAAGATGGCAGAGAAGAGGAACATTTTTAAGTTCAAGGACGGTTTCTGGGTCAAGGTGTAG
- the mce gene encoding methylmalonyl-CoA epimerase — protein sequence MFKKIDHVGIAVKNLDESIKVWEGLGFKVEEVEEVPDQKVRVAVIRVGESRIELLEATSEDSPIAKFIEKRGEGIHHLAIGVEDIEAKLEELKRKGYRLIDEKPRIGAGGAKIAFVHPKSVTGVLLELCERSE from the coding sequence ATGTTCAAGAAGATTGACCACGTTGGTATAGCCGTCAAGAATTTGGATGAATCCATAAAGGTTTGGGAGGGTCTTGGTTTCAAGGTTGAGGAAGTCGAGGAAGTCCCCGACCAGAAGGTCAGGGTGGCCGTCATAAGGGTTGGAGAGAGCAGAATAGAGCTCCTTGAGGCAACGAGCGAGGACTCCCCCATAGCAAAGTTCATAGAGAAGCGTGGTGAGGGTATCCACCACTTAGCCATCGGGGTCGAGGACATAGAGGCTAAGCTTGAGGAGCTGAAGAGGAAGGGGTACAGACTCATAGATGAAAAACCAAGGATAGGGGCAGGGGGCGCCAAGATAGCCTTCGTGCACCCGAAGAGCGTTACGGGAGTTCTCCTCGAGCTCTGTGAGAGGTCTGAATAA
- the meaB gene encoding methylmalonyl Co-A mutase-associated GTPase MeaB has protein sequence MIDDLIERMKKGDKRAVARLITLVENDEEKAKEIIRKIYPMTGNAYIVGVTGPPGAGKSTLLDKLIKEARKEGLVVGVIAVDPTSPFTGGALLGDRIRMQRHSTDPGVFIRSMATRGSLGGLAKATGDAIKVLDAYGCDVIFVETVGVGQIEVDIVKTADTVVLVTVPGLGDDVQAIKAGLMEIADIFVVNKADREGTEATIFELELTLDLEADKWRERGWRPPIVETVATTGKGIGELWEAIKRHMEFMKTSGKIEEKRRLRAEEEIKTIVSGWIARRVEDAIKRGELSKVVESVVRRETDPYSAADLITRTLLEVV, from the coding sequence ATGATAGACGACCTCATAGAGCGGATGAAGAAAGGGGACAAAAGAGCCGTTGCCCGGCTTATAACCCTTGTCGAGAACGACGAGGAGAAGGCGAAGGAGATAATCAGGAAGATATACCCGATGACCGGCAATGCCTACATAGTGGGCGTGACGGGCCCTCCGGGCGCCGGAAAGTCAACGCTTCTCGACAAGCTCATCAAGGAGGCCAGAAAGGAAGGCCTAGTCGTCGGGGTCATAGCCGTTGATCCGACATCCCCCTTTACGGGCGGGGCCCTGCTCGGGGACAGGATAAGGATGCAGAGGCACTCCACCGATCCAGGAGTCTTCATAAGGAGCATGGCCACTCGCGGCTCCCTAGGGGGCCTAGCCAAGGCCACGGGAGACGCCATAAAGGTGCTTGACGCCTACGGATGCGATGTCATATTCGTGGAGACCGTTGGTGTTGGCCAGATCGAGGTCGATATCGTCAAGACGGCCGACACCGTTGTCCTCGTAACCGTTCCGGGTCTTGGCGATGATGTGCAGGCCATAAAAGCCGGCCTCATGGAGATAGCAGACATATTCGTCGTCAACAAGGCCGACAGGGAGGGGACTGAAGCAACAATTTTTGAGCTCGAGCTAACTCTCGACCTGGAGGCCGACAAATGGAGGGAAAGAGGCTGGAGGCCCCCCATCGTCGAGACGGTAGCGACGACAGGGAAGGGTATAGGAGAGCTCTGGGAGGCCATTAAAAGGCATATGGAGTTCATGAAGACGTCCGGGAAAATAGAGGAGAAAAGGAGACTCAGAGCCGAGGAGGAGATAAAGACTATAGTCTCGGGGTGGATCGCGAGAAGGGTTGAGGACGCAATTAAGAGGGGAGAACTCTCCAAGGTCGTTGAGAGTGTCGTTAGGAGGGAAACCGATCCTTACTCGGCAGCGGATCTTATCACGAGAACCCTTTTGGAGGTGGTATGA
- a CDS encoding cobalamin B12-binding domain-containing protein, whose translation MVERSNVRVLIAKPGLDGHDRGAKVVARALRDAGFEVIYTGIRQTPEQIAEAVVQEDADVLGISILSGAHMVLIPKILKLLEEKGLKPNKDILVVAGGIIPPDDAEELKKMGVAEVFGPGTPLEKIISFIDENVPKLKKFRGA comes from the coding sequence ATGGTCGAGAGGTCGAATGTTAGGGTTCTCATCGCCAAGCCCGGGCTTGACGGTCACGACAGGGGAGCAAAGGTCGTGGCGAGGGCCTTACGCGATGCGGGTTTTGAAGTTATATACACGGGAATACGGCAGACGCCCGAGCAGATAGCGGAGGCCGTAGTACAAGAGGACGCAGACGTCCTCGGCATAAGCATACTCTCAGGGGCCCACATGGTTCTCATCCCGAAGATACTGAAGCTCCTGGAGGAAAAGGGCTTGAAGCCCAACAAAGACATTCTAGTTGTGGCCGGAGGTATAATCCCGCCTGATGATGCTGAAGAGCTTAAGAAGATGGGAGTCGCCGAGGTCTTCGGCCCGGGAACCCCGCTTGAAAAGATAATCAGCTTCATAGACGAAAACGTCCCGAAGCTCAAGAAGTTTAGAGGAGCCTAA
- a CDS encoding DUF7411 family protein: MKVYHLFSGGKDSSLAAWILSRLGYEVKLVTVTFGVLDAWKYARETAESLGFDHEVMELPRGMLERAAAMCIEDGRPGRAIQFLHERALETLAARRGVERISDGTRRDDRVPFLDLPKARSLEDRFNVAYIRPLLGLGHRTIRELVEKLFLVEIRESEEIKKSDYEVELRHILRELGHDPARIFPKRHLQSRVLGWR, from the coding sequence ATGAAGGTCTATCACCTTTTCAGCGGAGGCAAGGATTCGTCGCTGGCAGCTTGGATACTAAGTCGGCTTGGCTACGAAGTTAAGCTTGTGACCGTGACCTTCGGTGTTCTTGATGCGTGGAAGTATGCGAGAGAGACCGCGGAGAGTCTCGGCTTTGATCATGAGGTCATGGAACTCCCCAGAGGAATGCTCGAAAGGGCCGCCGCCATGTGCATCGAGGATGGCAGGCCGGGAAGAGCAATCCAGTTCCTCCATGAAAGGGCTCTAGAAACTCTGGCCGCCAGAAGGGGTGTAGAGAGAATCAGCGACGGCACGAGAAGAGATGATAGAGTTCCCTTCCTCGATCTGCCGAAAGCCCGCTCCCTCGAAGATAGATTCAACGTCGCCTACATAAGGCCCCTCCTCGGTCTCGGCCACAGGACGATAAGGGAGCTCGTTGAGAAATTATTCCTCGTTGAGATCCGGGAAAGCGAAGAGATTAAAAAGTCGGACTACGAGGTCGAACTCAGACACATCCTCAGGGAGCTTGGTCATGATCCAGCCCGGATATTTCCCAAGCGGCACTTGCAGTCGAGGGTGCTGGGATGGAGATGA
- a CDS encoding DHH family phosphoesterase: MRVLVLGGGVLGRAIAEALTGEFDVTVIERDEIRAQALAESGLQVVQGDFSYTATLLKAHVERADLVIITTMDVKTIAKTVHVVRTNNKSVPILVILPEDISAEDVENILREEYESDSKIDYVINPRSAIVRSVLETVEKVGERKNSFKLLEKLNEIKERGDTLLIVMHDNPDPDSMASASALATIAQTVGLRPMIVYGGEITHHQNRAMVNVLGMDFRKVSRGSYEIKRHPAIAIVDAQPNGNITILDEDDLRKVQIIIDHHQMLQNLRERLPEGCLIDIRPDVNATSSIMVEYLRSLEIPVTENLATALFYGMYVDTKKFSKLSRVDLKAIEFLAGNVDYDLLNKIEFPDISTETAEILARAIMNRRIYKNVVISNVGFITNRDAIAEAADFLLRLEGITTVLVFGIVDDRIEISARTRDVRVNIGKVLKEAFGDIGSGGGHAQAGGARINLGIFKLAKDKVSLLRLVEEAITEKFLEALGMREGA; the protein is encoded by the coding sequence ATGAGGGTGCTCGTACTCGGTGGCGGAGTGCTAGGAAGGGCAATTGCCGAGGCCCTTACGGGAGAGTTCGACGTCACTGTAATCGAAAGGGATGAGATAAGGGCCCAGGCACTCGCCGAGAGTGGTCTCCAGGTTGTTCAGGGCGATTTCTCATACACGGCAACCCTCCTAAAGGCTCACGTGGAGAGGGCAGATCTCGTGATAATCACGACGATGGATGTCAAAACAATAGCTAAAACCGTGCACGTGGTCAGGACAAACAACAAAAGTGTTCCGATCCTCGTGATACTGCCTGAGGACATCTCCGCCGAGGACGTGGAGAACATTCTCAGGGAGGAGTATGAGAGCGACTCCAAGATTGATTACGTGATAAACCCGCGGAGTGCTATAGTTAGATCTGTCCTTGAGACCGTGGAAAAGGTTGGGGAGAGAAAGAACTCCTTCAAGCTACTTGAGAAGCTCAATGAGATAAAGGAGAGGGGCGACACCCTCCTGATAGTCATGCATGACAATCCCGACCCGGACAGCATGGCGAGCGCTTCCGCCCTCGCAACAATAGCCCAGACGGTTGGTCTGAGGCCTATGATAGTTTACGGCGGGGAGATAACCCATCATCAGAACAGGGCTATGGTTAACGTCCTCGGCATGGATTTCAGGAAAGTTTCGAGGGGAAGCTACGAGATAAAGAGGCACCCGGCGATAGCCATTGTGGATGCTCAACCCAATGGTAACATAACGATTCTGGATGAGGATGACCTGAGGAAGGTCCAAATAATTATAGACCATCACCAGATGCTCCAGAATCTCAGGGAGAGGCTTCCCGAGGGTTGCCTGATTGACATAAGACCCGACGTGAACGCAACCTCATCCATAATGGTGGAGTACCTGAGATCCCTCGAGATACCCGTGACCGAAAACCTCGCGACCGCCCTCTTCTATGGCATGTATGTGGACACAAAGAAGTTCTCGAAGCTGAGTCGTGTGGACCTTAAGGCGATTGAGTTTCTGGCCGGAAATGTTGACTACGACCTCCTCAACAAGATCGAATTCCCCGACATCTCCACCGAAACAGCGGAGATACTGGCGAGGGCTATAATGAACAGGAGGATATACAAGAACGTCGTCATAAGCAATGTGGGCTTCATAACCAACAGAGATGCGATAGCAGAGGCTGCAGACTTCTTGCTCCGCCTCGAGGGTATAACGACCGTCCTAGTCTTCGGCATAGTTGACGACAGGATAGAGATATCGGCGAGAACGAGGGACGTGAGGGTTAACATAGGAAAGGTTCTCAAGGAGGCCTTTGGCGACATAGGGAGCGGGGGAGGGCATGCTCAGGCTGGTGGGGCCCGCATAAATCTTGGTATATTCAAGTTAGCTAAGGACAAGGTCTCCTTGCTGAGGCTTGTGGAGGAGGCCATAACGGAGAAGTTTCTTGAAGCCCTCGGGATGAGGGAGGGCGCCTGA
- a CDS encoding dihydropteroate synthase-like protein, which translates to MRILLVTGRLAEPLVRKYGKGCDVFVTPVSVAAFLTPRMIADYLERAGIRDYDMILIPGLVRGSAEEVEERIGVPTFKGPRNAVDLPAVLNAVRKGFKLSKTVPADDLFSFDALRRVEDIRNRTRNRKYIEEALKRPGNFLVGGLPVGLDFPQRILAEIVDAPRLGVEGAVERAIYYLREGADIIDVGMVAGEENVDFVEEVPEIREALRERGYKPPISVDSLNERELEVAIDVADLLLSIDYGNVETLVTEKPVVLIPTNQREGLFPEGPEERVRLLEGLKKKALDLGYKRVIADPILEHHPHLARSIATFHLYRARNPRDIMLAGVGNVTEMTDADSPGINALLAGIASELGISLLLTTEVSPKCRGSVRELKRAIDMTLLGSLKDVGLNLLILKDKRSVNLTFDPAENIVEAEKREVELEPVYFRIYIREGKIWVNAYRGTSLILTVVGNDPAAIMDTLLDNFNISPRHAFYLGRELEKAYTALRLGKDYVQEAEIFPDFYTPEL; encoded by the coding sequence GTGAGGATACTCCTTGTTACGGGGAGGCTGGCCGAGCCGCTCGTTAGGAAGTATGGAAAGGGATGCGACGTTTTCGTAACACCTGTTAGCGTTGCAGCCTTCTTGACTCCTCGCATGATAGCGGACTATCTTGAGAGGGCGGGAATCAGGGACTACGACATGATACTCATTCCTGGCCTCGTCAGGGGTTCTGCGGAAGAAGTCGAGGAGCGGATAGGAGTTCCGACCTTCAAGGGACCGAGGAACGCCGTTGACTTGCCTGCCGTTTTAAATGCAGTCCGAAAGGGCTTCAAGCTTAGCAAGACTGTCCCCGCTGACGACCTCTTTTCCTTTGACGCCCTCAGGCGGGTTGAGGACATAAGGAACAGGACGAGAAACAGGAAATACATCGAGGAGGCCCTCAAGAGGCCCGGGAACTTTCTCGTGGGAGGCCTTCCCGTGGGTCTCGACTTCCCCCAGAGGATTCTCGCTGAGATCGTTGACGCCCCCAGGCTAGGCGTTGAAGGTGCCGTGGAGAGAGCCATCTACTATCTCAGGGAGGGAGCTGACATCATAGATGTCGGCATGGTGGCAGGCGAGGAGAACGTTGACTTCGTTGAAGAGGTCCCTGAGATAAGGGAGGCCCTTAGGGAGAGGGGTTATAAGCCGCCCATAAGCGTCGATTCCCTGAACGAAAGGGAGCTTGAAGTTGCGATCGACGTAGCTGATTTGCTCCTTAGCATAGACTACGGGAACGTTGAGACCCTCGTTACGGAGAAGCCGGTCGTTCTCATACCAACGAACCAGAGGGAGGGCCTGTTCCCGGAGGGGCCCGAGGAGAGGGTGAGGCTTCTGGAGGGTCTGAAGAAGAAGGCCCTCGACCTCGGTTATAAGCGGGTCATCGCCGACCCAATCCTTGAACATCACCCGCACTTAGCCCGCTCCATCGCCACCTTCCACCTTTACAGGGCCCGTAACCCAAGGGACATCATGCTGGCCGGCGTCGGCAACGTCACGGAGATGACGGACGCGGACAGTCCGGGTATAAACGCCCTTCTCGCGGGAATAGCCTCTGAGCTCGGAATATCTCTCCTCCTCACAACAGAGGTCAGCCCAAAATGTAGGGGAAGCGTAAGGGAGCTGAAGAGGGCCATTGACATGACGCTTTTAGGTTCCCTGAAGGACGTGGGTCTGAACCTCCTGATACTTAAGGACAAGCGGTCCGTCAACCTTACGTTCGATCCAGCAGAGAATATCGTGGAGGCGGAGAAGAGAGAGGTTGAGCTAGAGCCGGTGTACTTCCGGATATACATTAGGGAGGGTAAGATTTGGGTAAACGCCTACCGAGGCACGTCCTTAATTCTAACGGTAGTTGGCAACGACCCTGCCGCCATAATGGATACCCTGCTCGACAACTTCAACATCTCTCCCCGTCATGCCTTCTATCTGGGCAGGGAGCTTGAGAAAGCCTACACCGCCCTTAGGCTCGGAAAGGATTACGTCCAGGAGGCCGAGATCTTTCCCGACTTTTACACGCCGGAACTGTGA
- a CDS encoding NIP7 pre-PUA domain-containing protein produces the protein MSGELRVRRLSAWEFDLLLKEAEKHGELVHDFFALVEGRFRDVYAVNEEVWRRVEALGMRPYAFGTFVGTIKVDESLVEKFYPNIEFFYFVDVQKNYAVLGPKAAFLFTTGKDVPRRGVRKLVWRGSKRLVIFDGQGNIIGLGLVDPKDEERFIKNMGDVGEFLRRKRRE, from the coding sequence ATGAGTGGTGAGCTAAGAGTTAGGAGGCTCTCCGCCTGGGAGTTTGACTTACTTTTGAAGGAGGCCGAAAAGCACGGGGAGCTTGTCCATGATTTCTTTGCTCTCGTCGAAGGAAGGTTTCGGGACGTTTATGCCGTCAATGAGGAGGTCTGGAGAAGAGTCGAGGCTCTTGGAATGAGGCCCTACGCTTTTGGAACCTTCGTCGGAACGATAAAGGTTGATGAGAGTCTCGTCGAAAAGTTTTATCCTAACATTGAGTTCTTCTACTTTGTTGATGTGCAGAAGAACTATGCCGTTCTTGGTCCGAAGGCTGCCTTTCTCTTCACGACGGGAAAGGACGTTCCAAGGAGGGGTGTCAGAAAGCTCGTATGGAGGGGAAGCAAGCGACTCGTGATCTTTGACGGGCAGGGTAACATAATAGGCCTTGGCCTCGTGGATCCTAAGGACGAGGAGAGGTTCATAAAAAACATGGGGGACGTGGGTGAGTTCCTAAGAAGAAAAAGGAGAGAATAA